A single genomic interval of Terriglobales bacterium harbors:
- a CDS encoding xanthine dehydrogenase family protein subunit M translates to MIPASFDYEAPRTLGEALAMLASRPDAKLLAGGHSLLPAMKLRVAGAGTLIDLGRISGLSYIRHTGDGFAIGAMTRHAEIAGSNLLHALCPLLAQAASAIGDVQVRNAGTLGGSLAAAHPAADYPAAVLALDGEMVAMSQHGDRVIPARNFFTGLFTTALKADEILTEVRVRATAGSGSAYRKFRHPASGFAVVGVAANVWMANAKIVSASVGITGVGERAYRATAVENSLRGKPVSGIAAASDRAAEGVSALADNFASAEYRQHLARVFTRRALEAAAAG, encoded by the coding sequence ATGATCCCGGCATCGTTCGACTACGAAGCTCCCCGCACGTTAGGCGAGGCGCTGGCCATGCTGGCCTCGCGTCCGGACGCCAAGCTGCTCGCCGGCGGACACAGCCTGCTGCCGGCCATGAAGCTGCGCGTCGCCGGCGCCGGCACGCTGATCGACCTCGGTCGCATCTCCGGCTTGAGCTACATTCGCCATACCGGCGACGGCTTCGCTATCGGCGCCATGACCCGCCATGCCGAGATTGCCGGTTCCAACCTGCTGCACGCGCTCTGTCCGCTGCTGGCGCAGGCCGCTTCTGCAATCGGCGACGTACAGGTGCGCAACGCCGGCACCCTCGGTGGCTCCCTCGCCGCCGCCCACCCGGCGGCCGACTATCCCGCTGCCGTGCTGGCGCTCGACGGCGAGATGGTTGCCATGAGCCAGCACGGCGACCGCGTCATCCCTGCGCGCAATTTCTTCACCGGCCTGTTCACCACCGCGCTCAAGGCGGATGAGATCCTCACCGAAGTGCGGGTGCGAGCGACCGCCGGTTCCGGCTCCGCCTACAGGAAGTTTCGCCATCCCGCTTCCGGCTTTGCTGTGGTCGGAGTGGCCGCCAACGTGTGGATGGCGAACGCGAAGATCGTCTCCGCCTCGGTCGGCATCACCGGAGTGGGCGAACGCGCCTACCGCGCCACTGCCGTGGAGAACTCGCTCCGCGGCAAGCCGGTGAGCGGCATCGCCGCCGCCAGCGACCGCGCCGCCGAGGGCGTCTCGGCGCTTGCGGACAACTTTGCTTCCGCGGAATATCGGCAGCATCTGGCCCGCGTCTTCACCCGTCGCGCGCTCGAGGCAGCCGCCGCAGGCTAG
- the bfr gene encoding bacterioferritin produces the protein MKGDPKVIAVLGEVLKAELTAINQYFLHAEMCHNWRYEKLYGFIRKEAVDEMKHAEQLMERILYLDSTPNMSAYFKINIGKSVPEQFKNDLQLEYEAVKRLNEGIKTCDAHGDGGSRELLEHILVDEEGHVDWLEAQLHAIDEMGIENYLAQQLHGEEEE, from the coding sequence GTGAAAGGTGATCCGAAGGTCATTGCCGTGCTGGGCGAGGTGCTGAAGGCGGAACTGACCGCCATCAACCAGTATTTTCTGCACGCCGAGATGTGCCACAACTGGCGCTACGAGAAGCTCTATGGCTTCATCCGCAAGGAAGCAGTCGACGAAATGAAGCACGCCGAGCAGCTCATGGAGCGCATTCTCTACCTAGACTCCACGCCCAACATGAGCGCCTACTTCAAGATCAACATCGGCAAGAGTGTTCCCGAGCAGTTCAAGAACGACCTGCAACTGGAGTACGAGGCCGTCAAGCGCCTGAACGAAGGCATCAAGACCTGCGACGCCCACGGCGACGGCGGTTCCCGCGAGCTCCTGGAGCACATCCTGGTGGACGAAGAGGGACACGTCGACTGGCTCGAGGCCCAGCTCCATGCCATCGACGAAATGGGCATCGAGAACTACCTTGCCCAGCAGCTCCACGGCGAAGAAGAGGAATAA
- a CDS encoding flavin reductase family protein, producing the protein MHKTIEPTILYFGTPVALISTLNEDDTVNLAPMSSAWWLGWSCMLGLGSMGKTSDNLIRTRECVINLPSEEQVTHVDRLALTTGKNPVPEKKLSWGYRYEPDKLGIAGFTPVPSLRVQPPRIAECPVHMEGVVHEVRPFGKNVSANAFEVHIVRLHVEESLLVGDEPRPHIDPVKWRPLIMSFCRFFGVGPEVHPSRLAESDFMKFVRGGTAPPGVVQRAG; encoded by the coding sequence ATGCATAAGACGATCGAACCAACCATCCTCTACTTCGGCACGCCGGTGGCGTTGATCTCGACCCTGAACGAGGACGACACGGTGAACCTGGCGCCGATGTCTTCCGCCTGGTGGCTGGGCTGGAGCTGCATGTTGGGGCTGGGCTCCATGGGCAAGACCTCGGACAACCTGATTCGCACGCGCGAGTGCGTCATCAACCTTCCGTCGGAAGAGCAGGTGACCCACGTCGACCGGTTGGCGCTCACCACCGGCAAGAATCCCGTCCCGGAGAAGAAGCTGAGCTGGGGATACCGTTATGAGCCGGACAAGCTGGGCATCGCAGGGTTCACCCCCGTGCCGTCGCTCCGGGTGCAGCCGCCGCGGATCGCCGAGTGTCCGGTGCACATGGAAGGCGTGGTGCACGAGGTGCGTCCTTTCGGCAAGAACGTCTCGGCGAACGCGTTCGAAGTGCACATCGTGAGGCTGCACGTCGAAGAATCGTTGCTGGTGGGCGACGAACCGCGCCCCCATATCGATCCGGTGAAGTGGCGCCCGCTCATCATGAGCTTCTGCCGGTTCTTTGGCGTTGGCCCTGAAGTGCACCCCTCGCGGCTGGCGGAATCCGACTTCATGAAGTTCGTGCGAGGAGGAACAGCGCCGCCTGGCGTGGTGCAGCGTGCCGGCTAG
- a CDS encoding VTT domain-containing protein: MTELETFLSTYGLWALFFAAAVEGDMSLMLAGMLVHLGIWRAGPALAVGAGGGLAGDLFYFWLGHGTARRWLTTAHGQRVLPRIERAAKRYGTWSLFFARYVYGARVAIMFFWGMRRLPYHRFLALDAVNCVVWAVVLGGIGYGFTGSLEWITGELKRADTWLLLGIAVFAAALGMRHYMAEFLRPTDASSGNGR, encoded by the coding sequence ATGACCGAGCTGGAGACATTTCTAAGCACCTACGGCCTGTGGGCGCTGTTTTTCGCGGCGGCCGTGGAAGGCGATATGAGCCTGATGCTGGCGGGCATGCTGGTGCACCTGGGCATCTGGCGAGCCGGACCGGCCCTGGCCGTGGGCGCGGGAGGAGGCCTGGCCGGCGACCTCTTCTATTTCTGGCTGGGACACGGCACGGCGCGTCGCTGGCTCACCACCGCCCACGGACAGCGGGTGCTGCCGCGCATCGAAAGGGCGGCCAAGCGCTACGGCACCTGGTCGCTGTTCTTCGCCCGCTACGTGTACGGCGCCCGGGTCGCCATCATGTTTTTCTGGGGGATGCGCCGCCTCCCCTACCACCGTTTCCTGGCGCTGGATGCCGTGAATTGCGTGGTCTGGGCAGTGGTCCTGGGCGGGATCGGCTATGGTTTCACGGGCAGCCTGGAGTGGATCACGGGAGAACTCAAGCGCGCCGACACCTGGTTGTTGCTGGGAATCGCCGTCTTCGCCGCAGCGCTCGGCATGCGCCACTACATGGCGGAGTTTCTGCGCCCGACCGACGCTAGCTCGGGCAACGGCCGCTAG